In Mercurialis annua linkage group LG5, ddMerAnnu1.2, whole genome shotgun sequence, a single genomic region encodes these proteins:
- the LOC126681488 gene encoding syntaxin-22-like, which translates to MSFQDLEAGRPFTGGSNKVNGKKDATQGVVSGIFQITTSVSTFQRLVNTLGTPKDTPELREKLHKTRLHIGQLVKETSAKLKQASETDHHAGVSQSKKIADAKLAKDFQAVLKEFQKAQRLSAEREKVYTPFVPQAVLPSSYTASEIDVTSEKSPEQRALLVESRRQEVLLLDNEIAFNEAIIDEREQGIQEIQQQIGEVNEIFKDLAVLVHEQGTMIDDIGSHIENSHAATAQGKAHLIKAAKTQRSNSSLSCLLLVIFGIVLLIVIVVLAA; encoded by the exons atgagCTTTCAAGATCTCGAGGCCGGCCGGCCGTTTACCGGCGGTTCAAACAAGGTTAACGGCAAGAAAGACGCGACGCAAGGGGTAGTTTCTGGAATTTTTCAAATTACAACATCTGTTTCCACTTTTCAACGTCTCGTTAATACCCTCGGTACTCCTAAGGATACGCCTGAGCTCCGGGAGAAGCT GCATAAGACAAGGCTACATATTGGGCAGTTAGTGAAGGAAACTTCAGCAAAACTTAAACAGGCTAGTGAAACAGATCATCATGCCGGAGTTAGT CAAAGCAAAAAGATTGCCGATGCTAAACTTGCGAAAGACTTTCAAGCAGTTTTGAAAGAATTTCAAAAGGCTCAACGGCTATCGGCTGAGAGAGAAAAAGTATATACCCCGTTTGTTCCCCAGGCAGTTCTTCCTTCAAG CTACACAGCCAGCGAGATAGATGTAACTTCTGAGAAGAGTCCAGAGCAGCGAGCTCTTCTTGTGGAATCAAGAAG ACAAGAGGTCTTGTTGTTGGATAATGAGATTGCTTTCAATGAAGCAATTATTGATGAAAGAGAGCAGGGAATACAAGAAATTCAGCAGCAAATTGGCGAGGTGAATGAGATTTTTAAAGATCTTGCTGTTCTAGTTCATGAGCAAGGAACCATGATTG ATGACATTGGCTCCCATATTGAAAATTCCCACGCAGCAACTGCACAGGGAAAAGCACATCTTATTAAAGCTGCAAAAACCCAAAGATCAAATTCATCTCTG TCCTGCTTGCTGTTGGTGATTTTTGGGATTGTCCTGCTCATCGTTATCGTAGTACTTGCGGCATGA